The window AAGCAATTTCTGTACATTAAAAAGCAAGATTTGTAGGGCGAAAAGACATCTTGTATGATACACTGAATTTACAAATCAATACATAAAGTTTTTTGCTGATTATGAAAAGGAGGAGGAATGAACATGAAAAAGCGGTTTTTATTGCTGGCAGGCGCATGTGTGCTGGCGGGAATGTTATCGGGGTGTAACAGCGGAGCAAAAGGCGGATCCGCAGAAACGGGAGTTAAGAATGAATCTGCGGAAACGGGAGCAAAGAGCGAATCTGCAGAAAAAGCAGAAGCTGAGGGACCTGCCGGAAAAAAGGTAATCAATGTCTGGTCCTTTACAGATGAAGTTCCTAAAATGATCGAAAAATACAAGGAATTGCATCCGGACTTTGATTATGAAATCAATCCTACCATCATTGCCACAACGGATGGTGCTTACCAGCCGGCACTGGATCAGGCACTGGCGGCAGGTGGGAAAGATGCGCCCGACTTGTTTTGCGCGGAAGCTGCATTTGTTCTTAAATATACGCAGGGAGATGCCAGGCAATATTCGGCGCCCTACGAGGACCTGGGAATTGACGTGGCTGCAGAAGTAAAAGAAGCGGACATTGCCAAGTATACCATTGACATTGGAACGAATCCTGATAACAAGCTGGTTGCTTTAGGATACCAGGCCACAGGCGGTGCCTTTATCTACCGTCGTTCCATTGCAAAGGATACCTGGGGAACCGATGACCCGAAGGAAATCGGCGCTAAATTGGGAGGAGGCTCTAATAGCTGGGATTCATTCTTCAATGCTGCCAAGGATTTAAAAGCCAAAGGCTACGGCATTATATCAGGAGACGGAGATTTATGGCACGCAGTGGAGAACAGCTCTGATACCGGCTGGATCGTGGACGGTAAGCTGACCATTGACCCGAAACGGGAAGAATTTTTGGATCTGTCCAAGCGGTTGATGGATGAAGGATTTCATAACGATACCAGGGATTGGCAGGATGCCTGGTTTGCGGATATGAAGGGCCAGGGAACAAAGCCGGTTTTAGGCTTCTTTGGACCTGCGTGGCTGATCAATTATGTTATGGCTCCTAATTCCGGCGGCGAAAAGATCGGAGAAGGAACCTTTGGAGACTGGGCGGTTTGTGAATCTCCCATTGGCTTCTTCTGGGGCGGTACATGGGTATTGGCAAATAAGGATTCTGAGGTAAAAGAGGCTGTTGGTGACATTATCCAGTGGATCACCCTGGATTCTTCTGAAAACGGCTTGCAGTACATGTGGGCAAACGGAACCATGAATGATGCGGGGACTAAGGACGCTGTGGCTTCCGGTACGGTTATGGCCAAATCCGACGGTTCTATCGACTTCTTAAACGGACAGAATATGTTTGACGTATTTGTTCCGGCAAACCAGTTCGCAAAGGGAACGAACCTGACACAGTACGATGAAACCATTAACATGTATTGGAGAGATCAGGTGCGGGAATACACCGCAGGGAACAAGAGCAGAGAACAGGCGATTAAGGATTTCAGACAGCAGGTAGCAGATAATCTGGATATCACCGTTGAATAAATAATGTTGAGCGGGCAGGAGGGGGGATTTTTCTTCTTGTCCGCCCGATTGCGTTGAATGGAGGAACTGATATGAAACGAAAGCGCTCTGGATATGCGAAATGGGGATACATCTTTTGTCTGCCCTTTACCCTTGCTTTTCTGATTTTTTCCTTGTATCCGATTATTTTTACAGCTGTCATTGGGTTTACGGACTGCAAGGGACTGGGTATGGTAAAGTTTCATTTTCTGGCAGATGACCCCTTTTTGAACTTTAAAAACATTTTGGCAAATCCCTCGTTCCAGAAGTCATTTCGGAACACTTTGGGCATATGGATATGCAACTTTATTCCTCAGATTGGTCTGGCCCTGGTTTTAACGGCGTGGTTTACGGATAACAGGAACCACATCAAAGGAAAAGGGCTGTTTAAGGTACTGTTTTATATGCCAAACATTATTACCGCAGCCACCATCGCCATTCTGTTCAACGCCCTGATCGGCTACCCTATGGGACCGGTCAATGACCTTTTGATGACTTTAGGATTTACAGACCAGCCAATCAATTTTCAGGTCAACAAAACCGTGGCAAGGG of the Lacrimispora indolis DSM 755 genome contains:
- a CDS encoding ABC transporter substrate-binding protein, with translation MKKRFLLLAGACVLAGMLSGCNSGAKGGSAETGVKNESAETGAKSESAEKAEAEGPAGKKVINVWSFTDEVPKMIEKYKELHPDFDYEINPTIIATTDGAYQPALDQALAAGGKDAPDLFCAEAAFVLKYTQGDARQYSAPYEDLGIDVAAEVKEADIAKYTIDIGTNPDNKLVALGYQATGGAFIYRRSIAKDTWGTDDPKEIGAKLGGGSNSWDSFFNAAKDLKAKGYGIISGDGDLWHAVENSSDTGWIVDGKLTIDPKREEFLDLSKRLMDEGFHNDTRDWQDAWFADMKGQGTKPVLGFFGPAWLINYVMAPNSGGEKIGEGTFGDWAVCESPIGFFWGGTWVLANKDSEVKEAVGDIIQWITLDSSENGLQYMWANGTMNDAGTKDAVASGTVMAKSDGSIDFLNGQNMFDVFVPANQFAKGTNLTQYDETINMYWRDQVREYTAGNKSREQAIKDFRQQVADNLDITVE
- a CDS encoding carbohydrate ABC transporter permease translates to MKRKRSGYAKWGYIFCLPFTLAFLIFSLYPIIFTAVIGFTDCKGLGMVKFHFLADDPFLNFKNILANPSFQKSFRNTLGIWICNFIPQIGLALVLTAWFTDNRNHIKGKGLFKVLFYMPNIITAATIAILFNALIGYPMGPVNDLLMTLGFTDQPINFQVNKTVARGSVSFIQFWMWYGYTMIILISGVLGISPEIFESAEVDGANRVQTFFYITLPNLKTILLFTLVTSLIGGLQMFDIPKLFLLGGPDNSTLTTSVFIYNQAFSGSYLYNRASAASMIMFVIICAASAVLFFAMRDKDEAELEKLTRQREREYRKMQKERRKTHE